The Victivallis lenta DNA segment GGGAAGATGAATCGCTCCTTCACGATTCCCGTGGCGCTGCAGCTGAATCACGCGCTGGCCGACGGCCGCCATGTCGGACTCTTTCTCGAAGCGCTCGAAAAGGAGATCGGCAGCATGGCGGCATACGAATGCTGATCAGAAGTGCGTCAGCGCCTTCTTGCCGATCGGATAGACGTTGAAGCCGATTTCATAGAGCGCGGCGTGATCGAGGATATTTCGTCCGTCGAAGAGGAAGGCCGGCTTCTCCATCGAGTCGAAGATGCGCCTGTAATCGAGCTCGCGGAAGCTTTTCCACTCGGTCATGACCGCGATGGCATGTGCGCCTTCGGCGGCTTCATACGGGTCTTCAAGGTAATTGATCTCGCCGGTCGCTCCTTCAAGGTCGAGCTTCGCGTTGCCGAGCGCCTTCGGATCGTGGATGTTGAGCCGGGCGTGCTCTTCGAGAAGCTGGAGGCAGACGGAGCAGGCCGGAGACTCGCGCGTGTCGCCGGTGTCGGCCTTGAAGGCGAAGCCGAAGATGGCGATCCGCTTGTCGGCCACGGTGTTGAACATGGCGGCGAGCATGTTGCCCACAAAGCGGCGTGACTGGAATTCATTCATCCGGATGACCTGTTCCCAGTAATCGGCGACCTCCGGCAGTCCGTAGTGCCCGCAGAGGTAGACCAGATTCAGGATGTCCTTCTTGAAGCAGGAGCCGCCGAAGCCGATGCTGGCTTTCAGGAACTTCGGCCCGATCCGGCTGTCCTTTCCGGCGGCGCCGGTCACTTCGTCGATATTCGCTTCGGTGCGTTCGCAGAGCGCCGAAATGCTGTTGACCGAAGAGACGCGCTGGGCGAGAAGCGCGTTCGAAACGAGCTTGGTAAGCTCACTCGACCAGAGGTTGGTCGTGATGATCCGTTCGCGCGGGACCCAGCGCGCATAGACCGAGACGAGCTCTTCGATCGCGGCTTCGCCCTCCGGCGTCTCCATGCCGCCGATCAGGACGCGGTCCGGATTTTCGAGGTCGCGGATCGCGGTGCCTTCGGCCAGGAACTCCGGGTTCGAAAGAATCTGGAATTTCAGGTTTTTCGTGTTCGAGTGCAGAATCCGGCTCATGGCCTGCGCCGTCCGTACCGGCAGCGTGCTTTTTTCGACGACGATCTTCCCGTTTTCAGCGTGTTCGACGATGCTGCGGGCGGTCTTTTCAAGATATTGGAGGTCGGCGGCCTTTCCGGCGCCTGCGCCGAAGGTTTTGGTCGGCGTGTTGACGCTGACGAAGATGATGTCCGCCTCGCGGATTCCCTTCGGGATGTCGGTCGAATAGAACAGATTGCGGCTGCGGCAGCGTTTGACGACCTCCTCGAGGCCGGGCTCGTAGATCGGCAGTTCGTCGGAGTTCCAGGCGGCGATGCGCCGTTCATTGATGTCCACTACGGTCACTTTGATGTCCGGGCAGCGGTCCGCGATGACTGCCATGGTCGGGCCGCCGACATAGCCGGCGCCGATGCAGAGGATGTTTTTCATGCTGATTCTCCTGTTGTTGGATTGATGTGCAAAAAGGGGAACGCCCCGAAACGTGAAAACGTTTCAGGGCGTTCGTGCAAACCGCACCGGGCAACGGCTGCGGCTGGATGTATCGTGGTCATTTTGAGCGGCAAAACTCCGGGTCCTCCTTCAAAAGCCGGTCGAAGTAGTCGATCGTCCTGGCCAGGCCCTCGCGCAGCGGGGTCGTCGCCTGCCAGTCGAGAAGTTTCCGGGCTTTGGACGCATCGGGGCGGCGCTGCTTCGGATCGTCCGACGGGAGCGGCAGGCGCACGATCTTCGACCGCGAACCGGTCAGCTCGATGACAAGCTCGGCCAGCTCGAGAATCGTGAATTCGGTCGGATTGCCGATGTTGACCGGGCCGGTCACCCCGTCCGGCGTCGCCATCATGCGGATCATCGCTTCGATGAGGTCGTCGCGGTAGCAGAAGCTGCGGGTCTGGTCGCCGCTGCCGTAGATCGTGATGTCCTCGTCCTGCAGCGCCTGCAGGATGAAATTGCTGACCACGCGCCCGTCATTCGGGTGCATCCTCGGCCCGTAGGTGTTGAAGATCCGCACGATCTTGATCGGCAGATTGCACTGGAGACGGTAGGCGTGGAACAGCGTTTCGGCGCAGCGCTTCCCTTCATCGTAGCAGGAACGCAGCCCGACCGGATTCACGTTGCCCCAGTACTC contains these protein-coding regions:
- a CDS encoding UDP-glucose 6-dehydrogenase, translating into MKNILCIGAGYVGGPTMAVIADRCPDIKVTVVDINERRIAAWNSDELPIYEPGLEEVVKRCRSRNLFYSTDIPKGIREADIIFVSVNTPTKTFGAGAGKAADLQYLEKTARSIVEHAENGKIVVEKSTLPVRTAQAMSRILHSNTKNLKFQILSNPEFLAEGTAIRDLENPDRVLIGGMETPEGEAAIEELVSVYARWVPRERIITTNLWSSELTKLVSNALLAQRVSSVNSISALCERTEANIDEVTGAAGKDSRIGPKFLKASIGFGGSCFKKDILNLVYLCGHYGLPEVADYWEQVIRMNEFQSRRFVGNMLAAMFNTVADKRIAIFGFAFKADTGDTRESPACSVCLQLLEEHARLNIHDPKALGNAKLDLEGATGEINYLEDPYEAAEGAHAIAVMTEWKSFRELDYRRIFDSMEKPAFLFDGRNILDHAALYEIGFNVYPIGKKALTHF
- a CDS encoding UDP-glucuronic acid decarboxylase family protein; protein product: MKNKTILVTGGGGFLGSHLCERLLEEGNDVICVDNFYTGSKRNIRHLLDNPKFELIRHDVTFPLYLEVDEIYNLACPASPIHYQRDPVQTVKTCVHGAINMLGLAKRLGAKVLQASTSEVYGDPDIHPQVEEYWGNVNPVGLRSCYDEGKRCAETLFHAYRLQCNLPIKIVRIFNTYGPRMHPNDGRVVSNFILQALQDEDITIYGSGDQTRSFCYRDDLIEAMIRMMATPDGVTGPVNIGNPTEFTILELAELVIELTGSRSKIVRLPLPSDDPKQRRPDASKARKLLDWQATTPLREGLARTIDYFDRLLKEDPEFCRSK